In Symphalangus syndactylus isolate Jambi chromosome 6, NHGRI_mSymSyn1-v2.1_pri, whole genome shotgun sequence, a genomic segment contains:
- the TRIM21 gene encoding E3 ubiquitin-protein ligase TRIM21 isoform X2, producing the protein MASAACLTMMWEEVTCPVCLDPFVEPVSIECGHSFCQECISQVGKGVGSVCPVCRQRFLLKNLRPNRQLANMVNNLREISQEAREGTQGEQCAVHGERLQLFCEKDGKALCWVCAQSRKHRDHTMVPLEEAAQEYQEKLQVALGELRRKQELAEKLEVEIAMKRAELKKTVETQKSRIHAEFVQQKNFLVEEEQRQLQELEKDEREQLRILGEKEAKLAQQGQALQELISELDRRCHGSALELLQEVIIVLERSESWNLKDLDISSPELRSVCHVPGLKKMLRTCAVHITLDPDTANPWLILSEDRRQVRLGDTQQSIPGNEERFDSYPMVLGAQHFHSGKHYWEVDVTGKEAWDLGVCRDSVRRKGHFLLSSKSGFWTIWLWNKQKYEAGTYPQTPLHLQVPPCQVGIFLDYEAGMVSFYNITDHGSLIYSFSECAFTGPLRPFFSPGFNDGGRNTAPLTLCPLNIGSQGSTDY; encoded by the exons ATGGCTTCAGCAGCATGCTTGACAATGATGTGGGAGGAGGTCACATGCCCTGTCTGCCTGGACCCCTTCGTGGAGCCTGTGAGCATCGAGTGTGGCCACAGCTTCTGCCAGGAATGCATCTCTCAGGTTGGGAAAGGTGTGGGCAGCGTCTGTCCTGTGTGCCGGCAGCGCTTTCTGCTCAAGAATCTCCGGCCCAATCGAcagctagccaacatggtgaacaacCTTAGAGAAATCAGCCAGGAGGCCAGAGAGGGCACACAGGGGGAACAGTGTGCAGTGCATGGAGAGAGACTTCAACTGTTCTGTGAGAAAGATGGGAAGGCCCTTTGCTGGGTGTGTGCCCAATCTCGGAAACACCGTGACCACACTATGGTCCCTCTTGAGGAGGCTGCACAGGAGTACCAG GAGAAGCTCCAGGTGGCATTAGGGGAGCTGAGAAGAAAGCAGGAGTTGGCTGAGAAGTTGGAAGTGGAAATTGCAATGAAGAGAGCAGA ACTAAAGAAAACAGTGGAAACACAAAAATCTAGGATTCACGCAGAGTTTGTGCAGCAAAAAAACTTCCTGGTTGAAGAAGAACAGAGGCAGCTGCAGGAGCTGGAGAAGGATGAGAGGGAGCAGCTGAGAATCCTGGGGGAGAAAGAGGCCAAGCTGGCCCAGCAGGGCCAGGCCCTGCAGGAGCTCATCTCAGAGCTAGATCGAAGGTGCCACGGCTCAGCACTGGAACTGCTGCAG GAGGTGATAATTGTCCTGGAAAG GAGTGAGTCCTGGAACCTGAAGGACCTGGATATTTCCTCTCCAGAACTCAGGAGTGTGTGCCATGTGCCAGGGCTGAAGAAGATGCTGAGGACATGTGCAG TCCACATCACTCTGGATCCAGACACAGCCAATCCGTGGCTCATACTTTCAGAAGATCGGAGACAAGTGAGGCTTGGAGACACCCAGCAGAGCATACCTGGAAATGAAGAGAGATTTGATAGTTATCCTATGGTCCTGGGTGCCCAGCACTTCCACTCTGGAAAACATTACTGGGAGGTAGATGTGACAGGAAAGGAGGCCTGGGACCTGGGTGTCTGCAGAGACTCTGTGCGCAGGAAGGGGCACTTTTTGCTTAGTTCCAAGAGTGGCTTCTGGACAATTTGGTTGtggaacaaacaaaaatatgaggCTGGCACCTACCCCCAGACTCCCCTCCACCTTCAGGTGCCTCCATGCCAAGTTGGGATTTTCCTGGACTATGAGGCCGGCATGGTCTCCTTCTACAACATCACTGACCATGGCTCCCTCATCTACTCCTTCTCTGAATGTGCCTTTACAGGACCTCTGCGGCCCTTCTTCAGTCCTGGTTTCAATGATGGAGGAAGAAACACAGCCCCTCTAACCCTCTGTCCACTGAATATTGGATCACAAGGATCCACTGACTATTGA
- the TRIM21 gene encoding E3 ubiquitin-protein ligase TRIM21 isoform X1: MASAACLTMMWEEVTCPVCLDPFVEPVSIECGHSFCQECISQVGKGVGSVCPVCRQRFLLKNLRPNRQLANMVNNLREISQEAREGTQGEQCAVHGERLQLFCEKDGKALCWVCAQSRKHRDHTMVPLEEAAQEYQEKLQVALGELRRKQELAEKLEVEIAMKRADWKKTVETQKSRIHAEFVQQKNFLVEEEQRQLQELEKDEREQLRILGEKEAKLAQQGQALQELISELDRRCHGSALELLQEVIIVLERSESWNLKDLDISSPELRSVCHVPGLKKMLRTCAVHITLDPDTANPWLILSEDRRQVRLGDTQQSIPGNEERFDSYPMVLGAQHFHSGKHYWEVDVTGKEAWDLGVCRDSVRRKGHFLLSSKSGFWTIWLWNKQKYEAGTYPQTPLHLQVPPCQVGIFLDYEAGMVSFYNITDHGSLIYSFSECAFTGPLRPFFSPGFNDGGRNTAPLTLCPLNIGSQGSTDY, encoded by the exons ATGGCTTCAGCAGCATGCTTGACAATGATGTGGGAGGAGGTCACATGCCCTGTCTGCCTGGACCCCTTCGTGGAGCCTGTGAGCATCGAGTGTGGCCACAGCTTCTGCCAGGAATGCATCTCTCAGGTTGGGAAAGGTGTGGGCAGCGTCTGTCCTGTGTGCCGGCAGCGCTTTCTGCTCAAGAATCTCCGGCCCAATCGAcagctagccaacatggtgaacaacCTTAGAGAAATCAGCCAGGAGGCCAGAGAGGGCACACAGGGGGAACAGTGTGCAGTGCATGGAGAGAGACTTCAACTGTTCTGTGAGAAAGATGGGAAGGCCCTTTGCTGGGTGTGTGCCCAATCTCGGAAACACCGTGACCACACTATGGTCCCTCTTGAGGAGGCTGCACAGGAGTACCAG GAGAAGCTCCAGGTGGCATTAGGGGAGCTGAGAAGAAAGCAGGAGTTGGCTGAGAAGTTGGAAGTGGAAATTGCAATGAAGAGAGCAGACTGGAAG AAAACAGTGGAAACACAAAAATCTAGGATTCACGCAGAGTTTGTGCAGCAAAAAAACTTCCTGGTTGAAGAAGAACAGAGGCAGCTGCAGGAGCTGGAGAAGGATGAGAGGGAGCAGCTGAGAATCCTGGGGGAGAAAGAGGCCAAGCTGGCCCAGCAGGGCCAGGCCCTGCAGGAGCTCATCTCAGAGCTAGATCGAAGGTGCCACGGCTCAGCACTGGAACTGCTGCAG GAGGTGATAATTGTCCTGGAAAG GAGTGAGTCCTGGAACCTGAAGGACCTGGATATTTCCTCTCCAGAACTCAGGAGTGTGTGCCATGTGCCAGGGCTGAAGAAGATGCTGAGGACATGTGCAG TCCACATCACTCTGGATCCAGACACAGCCAATCCGTGGCTCATACTTTCAGAAGATCGGAGACAAGTGAGGCTTGGAGACACCCAGCAGAGCATACCTGGAAATGAAGAGAGATTTGATAGTTATCCTATGGTCCTGGGTGCCCAGCACTTCCACTCTGGAAAACATTACTGGGAGGTAGATGTGACAGGAAAGGAGGCCTGGGACCTGGGTGTCTGCAGAGACTCTGTGCGCAGGAAGGGGCACTTTTTGCTTAGTTCCAAGAGTGGCTTCTGGACAATTTGGTTGtggaacaaacaaaaatatgaggCTGGCACCTACCCCCAGACTCCCCTCCACCTTCAGGTGCCTCCATGCCAAGTTGGGATTTTCCTGGACTATGAGGCCGGCATGGTCTCCTTCTACAACATCACTGACCATGGCTCCCTCATCTACTCCTTCTCTGAATGTGCCTTTACAGGACCTCTGCGGCCCTTCTTCAGTCCTGGTTTCAATGATGGAGGAAGAAACACAGCCCCTCTAACCCTCTGTCCACTGAATATTGGATCACAAGGATCCACTGACTATTGA